In the genome of Tropicibacter oceani, one region contains:
- a CDS encoding helix-turn-helix transcriptional regulator: MAEITSFSGKTVAADGQGLIDTAVAELMARVGDRVRKARERRGIPRRVLSEMSGVSPRYLAQLESGEGNISIGLLKRVAVALDYRIEWLVGQDDPFSSEVTQVAEMFRSADRTTQAEVLRVLSAEPSRCQRAGRICLVGLRGAGKSTLGRLVGEALDLPFVELNREIELAGGMPVDEIMALYGQEGYRKLEADALDRIVSTHDRMILAVAGGIVAEPATYNSLLARFHTVWLKATPQEHMDRVRAQGDTRPMQGNPEAMAQLRSILHSREALYERAHAQLDTSGATVPEAFDRLKALIESQGFLS; encoded by the coding sequence ATGGCGGAGATCACTTCATTCAGCGGCAAGACCGTGGCGGCCGACGGTCAGGGGCTGATCGACACGGCGGTGGCCGAGTTGATGGCCCGTGTCGGGGACCGCGTGCGCAAGGCGCGCGAGCGCAGGGGCATTCCGCGCCGCGTGCTGTCCGAGATGTCCGGCGTGTCGCCGCGCTATCTGGCGCAGCTGGAAAGCGGCGAGGGCAATATCTCGATCGGGCTGTTGAAGCGGGTGGCCGTTGCGCTTGATTACCGTATCGAATGGCTTGTCGGGCAGGACGATCCGTTTTCCTCCGAGGTCACCCAGGTGGCCGAGATGTTCCGCAGCGCCGACCGTACCACCCAGGCCGAGGTGCTGCGCGTTCTGAGCGCCGAGCCAAGCCGCTGCCAGCGCGCCGGGCGTATCTGCCTTGTGGGGTTGCGCGGGGCGGGAAAGTCCACCCTTGGCCGGTTGGTCGGCGAGGCGCTGGATCTGCCCTTTGTCGAGCTGAACCGCGAGATCGAGCTGGCCGGCGGCATGCCCGTCGACGAGATCATGGCGCTGTATGGCCAGGAGGGCTATCGCAAGCTGGAGGCCGATGCGCTGGACCGGATCGTGTCGACCCATGATCGGATGATCCTGGCGGTGGCGGGCGGCATCGTGGCCGAGCCTGCGACTTACAACAGTCTTCTGGCGCGGTTCCACACCGTCTGGCTGAAGGCGACGCCGCAGGAACACATGGACCGGGTCCGCGCCCAGGGCGACACCCGCCCGATGCAGGGCAACCCCGAGGCCATGGCGCAGCTGCGCTCGATCCTGCACAGCCGCGAGGCCCTGTATGAGCGCGCGCATGCGCAGCTGGACACCTCGGGCGCCACGGTCCCCGAGGCCTTTGACCGTCTCAAAGCCCTGATCGAAAGCCAGGGTTTTCTGAGCTGA
- a CDS encoding FAD-dependent oxidoreductase has translation MSVTFRRSGAAAIVEMDNPPVNAIGLAMRQGLQAVLDRLPGETGVQRVILTGAGRAFAAGGDAREFDGPAVAPHLNDIVNQIEACDIPWIAAINGVALGGGCELALACRYRIARPGVQIGLPEVGLGVVPGSGGTQRLPRLIGMAAALEMIPTGKPVSAERAEQLGLIDGIADDPVEVALHLDEGSLELAVPVRDLPRPEHRPDQLAQARALAASKMAQQIAPQRAIDLIEGTATRPMVEGLAEERDTFLTLRKGDQARALRHIFFAERAAKAPDWIKADPQPFDHIAVVGGGTMGAGIAYALLNAGLRVTLLEMDAGGVQRARDNVEKIIGQSLKRGLIDQSGAEDRRANFASSADYADAASCGLAIEAAFESIEVKREVFAKLEAALAPEAVLATNTSYLDLDEIARSVAEPSRVLGLHFFAPAHIMKLLEIVKGAQSSERALATGFALGKRLRKIPVLAGVCDGFIGNRILARYREAADTVFMDASTPWDIDEAMVNFGYAMGPYEAQDLSGLDIAHANRRRQDATRDPARRYIPIADRMVELGKLGRKTGAGWYRYPGGNGKVEDPIVADLALEEAHFAKITRTEYSEAEIRDRLLLAMINEAADILHEGIAASARDIDLVTVFGYGFPRWRGGLMHFADTWGVPEILARLRKLEQEDPVVWKPSPLLIDCAEKGRTLAQV, from the coding sequence ATGAGCGTCACCTTCCGTCGCAGCGGTGCGGCTGCCATCGTGGAAATGGACAACCCGCCGGTCAATGCCATCGGCCTTGCGATGCGGCAGGGCCTGCAGGCGGTGCTGGACCGGCTGCCGGGGGAAACCGGGGTGCAACGGGTGATCCTGACCGGGGCAGGGCGCGCCTTTGCCGCCGGGGGTGATGCGCGCGAATTCGACGGGCCGGCCGTGGCGCCGCATCTCAATGACATCGTGAACCAGATCGAGGCTTGCGACATCCCCTGGATCGCCGCCATCAACGGCGTGGCCCTGGGCGGGGGCTGCGAACTGGCGCTGGCCTGCCGCTATCGGATCGCCCGGCCGGGGGTGCAGATCGGGTTGCCCGAGGTCGGGCTTGGTGTGGTGCCGGGATCGGGCGGCACGCAGCGTCTGCCGCGGCTGATCGGCATGGCGGCGGCGCTTGAGATGATCCCGACCGGCAAACCGGTCAGCGCCGAGCGCGCCGAACAGCTGGGCCTGATCGACGGGATTGCCGATGACCCGGTCGAGGTGGCCCTGCATCTTGACGAAGGCTCGCTTGAACTGGCGGTGCCGGTGCGCGACCTGCCGCGCCCCGAACATCGCCCGGATCAACTGGCCCAGGCGCGGGCGCTGGCCGCGAGCAAGATGGCCCAGCAGATCGCACCGCAGCGGGCGATCGACCTGATCGAAGGCACCGCAACGCGGCCCATGGTCGAAGGTCTGGCCGAAGAACGCGACACCTTTCTGACCCTGCGCAAGGGCGATCAGGCCCGCGCCCTGCGCCACATCTTCTTTGCCGAACGCGCGGCCAAGGCCCCGGATTGGATCAAGGCCGACCCGCAGCCCTTTGACCACATCGCCGTGGTCGGCGGCGGCACCATGGGCGCGGGCATCGCCTATGCCTTGCTGAACGCCGGGCTGCGCGTGACCTTGCTGGAAATGGATGCGGGCGGCGTGCAGCGCGCCCGCGACAACGTCGAAAAGATCATCGGGCAAAGTCTGAAACGCGGGCTGATTGACCAGTCCGGGGCCGAAGACCGCCGCGCCAACTTTGCCTCCAGCGCCGATTACGCGGATGCGGCGAGCTGCGGCCTGGCCATCGAAGCCGCCTTCGAAAGCATCGAGGTCAAGCGCGAGGTCTTTGCCAAGCTCGAGGCCGCCCTGGCCCCGGAGGCGGTGCTGGCGACCAACACGTCGTACCTCGATCTCGATGAAATCGCGCGCAGCGTGGCGGAGCCAAGCCGCGTGCTGGGCCTGCATTTCTTTGCCCCCGCCCATATCATGAAGCTGCTGGAAATCGTCAAAGGCGCGCAAAGCTCGGAACGCGCGCTGGCCACCGGTTTTGCCCTGGGCAAGCGGCTGAGGAAAATCCCGGTGCTGGCGGGGGTCTGCGACGGCTTCATCGGCAACCGTATCCTCGCGCGCTATCGCGAGGCCGCCGATACCGTCTTCATGGATGCCTCGACGCCCTGGGACATCGACGAGGCGATGGTGAATTTCGGTTACGCCATGGGCCCTTACGAGGCGCAGGACCTGTCCGGTCTGGACATTGCTCACGCCAACCGCCGCCGCCAGGACGCCACCCGCGATCCCGCCCGCCGCTATATTCCCATCGCCGACCGCATGGTCGAACTGGGCAAACTGGGGCGCAAGACCGGGGCAGGCTGGTATCGCTACCCGGGCGGCAACGGCAAGGTCGAAGACCCCATCGTCGCCGATCTCGCCCTGGAAGAGGCGCATTTCGCCAAGATCACGCGCACCGAATACAGCGAAGCGGAAATCCGCGACCGCCTGTTGCTGGCCATGATCAACGAAGCCGCCGATATCCTGCACGAAGGCATCGCCGCCTCGGCCCGCGACATCGACCTGGTGACGGTGTTTGGCTACGGCTTCCCGCGCTGGCGCGGTGGCCTGATGCATTTCGCCGATACCTGGGGCGTGCCGGAAATCCTGGCCCGCCTGCGCAAGCTGGAACAAGAGGACCCGGTGGTCTGGAAACCCTCCCCGCTACTGATCGACTGCGCCGAAAAGGGCAGGACACTGGCTCAGGTCTGA